The Gordonia mangrovi genome includes the window CTCGTCAGACATCTGCGCGCACTCACCACGGTGGATGTGCACTGCATGGGTGCCGACCGGGAGACGGCGCACGTCTACCAGCCCGATCCGGGCCTGGCCGGAGCGAATGCGGCGATCACCATGTTGTCGACGGACCTGCGGATGGCCATCGGGTCCCAGCGCGCAGACATCGTCCATTCACACACCTGGTACACGGGTCTGGCGGGCCACCTGTCGGCTGCGCTGCACGGTGTTCCGCATGTGCTCACCGCCCATTCCCTCGAGCCGATGCGGCCGTGGAAGGCCGAGCAACTCGGCGGCGGGTACCGCGTCTCGAGCTGGGTGGAGCGCAATGCCGTCGAGTACGCGGACGCTGTCATCGCCGTCAGCTCGGGAATGCGCACCGATGTCTGCAACACCTATCCCCGTCTGGATCCGGAGCGGGTTCACGTGGTGCGCAACGGCATCGACACCACGAGCTGGTTCCCGGTGGAGGACCCGTTCGGACCGGAATCGGCGCTCGTCGGACTCGGGGTGGACCCGAGCCGCCCGATCGTCGCATTCGTCGGTCGGATCACCCGCCAGAAGGGCGTCGCCCACCTCGTCGCCGCCGCCCACCACTTCCACCCGGACATCCAGTTGGTCCTGTGCGCGGGCGCTCCCGACACCCCGGAGATCGGCGCGGAGATCGAGGCGGCGGTCGGCGAACTAGCGGAGTCCCGCGACGGCGTGTTCTGGGTACGCGACATGCTCCCGCAACCTCGGATTCGCGAGATCCTCACCGCAGCAACCGTTTTTCTGTGCCCGTCGATCTATGAACCGCTCGGAATCGTCAACCTGGAGGCGATGGCGTGCGGCACCGCGGTCGTGGCGTCGGCGGTCGGCGGTATTCCGGAGGTGGTCCGCGACGGCGTCAGCGGACGCCTGGTGCCCTACGACCCGGTCGAGCCCCGTGCGTTCGAGGTGGGCCTCGCCGAGGCGGTGAACGCCGTCGTGGCGAACCCGGCCGACGCCGAGGCGATGGGCACCGCGGGGCGCGAACGTGCGCAGGCGGAGTTCTCCTGGGCGTCGATCGCCGAACAAACTCTCGAGGTCTATCGACTCACTCTGCAGTGAGGGGTCCTGGTGGGGTCGGCCGGCAGACCGTCACCGACACCGACACCGACACCGACACCGCTGATCGACCGGATCCGTGGGTCACCGCCTCGGCGGCGGACCGGATCTCGTCGGCGGTGCGATGGAAGGCCGACGGCCCCATCGCCACCAGGTCGCCGATGGCCGTCGCATCGAGATCGGCGCGGTGACGCACCTCGTGCTCCGCAGTGATCTCGAAACGGTCACCGAGCGCCGTACGCAGCCGTTGGTCCTTGTCCTCCGCGATGCCCAACATGTCCATCGGCCCGACGATCTCGGCGAGATGGTCGGCGTTGGGTGTCACCACCACCAGCACCCCACCGGAATGCAGTACCCGGGCGAACTCGTCGATGTTGCGGGGTGAGAACACCGAGAGGACGACACCGACCGACGCGGTACGGATCGGCAACGGACGCCAGATGTCGGCGACCACCGCCGCCGCACGCGGATGGACGCGCGCGACGGCGCGCGCGCAGTATTTGGACAGGTCCAGGCCGATTCCCCACCACGCATCGGAACCGGCGAGAGCGCCGGCGAGGTAGCGACCGGTTCCGGCGCCCGCGTCCAGCACGAGCGGGGGCCGGTCGGATGTTCCGGCGCGGTCTGTCGGTGTGCCCGAAGCGTCGGCGACCGCGCGGACAACCGGGTCGAACAGTCCGGATTCGTGGACACGACGCCGCGCGGCGACCATTGCGGCGGTGTCGGAGCGATGAGGTGTCGATCGGCCATCGAGAAGCGAGACATAACCCTGCCGGGCGATGTCGAATCGGTGCGACGCCACACAGATCAGCGATCGATCGTCGCCGGCGACCTCGAGGGCGGCGGAACAGACAGGACACCGTAGCGCGGACCCGGCGACGTGCAGCGGTGACTGCCGATCATCTGATCGGCTCAGCCGGTGACTCCGCGCAGTTCCTCACCGAGGGCAGCTGCCTCGTCGGCACTCAGTTCCACCACCAGGCGTCCACCACCTTCGATCGGAATCCGGACAACGATTCCACGTCCCTCCTTGGCCGCTTCGAGGGGGCCATCCCCAGTACGTGGCTTCATCGCCGCCATTCTCGAACTCCTTTCAGAGCATCCGCCACACGGTGTGGAACGACATCCGGTGCATCGAACGGACTGCTACAGGTGCCAGGACAATGATACGTGGTGGCGTCGGCGATCACCGCTGCACTGTGCCGCGACGTGCCGAAAGCGGTCTCCTCACGCCCGGTCTGTCACGTGGTGTCGGTGCGGGGTGGGTAGACGTCGGGACTCGCCGCGTCGAGGACATCGGAGTCGTCGCGCACCGCTTGCGCGTCTGCCGAGTCGCGTGCCTGCAGGTCGAGCACCACCCCGCGCAGTTCGTCGAGTTCCCGGGCGAGCTTCTCCATCGCCCAGTCCACCTCCGCCGTCGAGTAACCCCGCAGATTCTGCCGAAAGACGAGGCCGCGGACGTGGTCTCCGGTGATGCCGGCGCGAGGCAGACGGGTCAGCGTGGTACCCCGATCGATCGGGGGCACCTCCTCGCCGCGACCGAACACGAACCAGACCACGGCGAAGACCGCCGCGACCACCACGGCCATGATCAGCAGATACAGCAGCATCGTCTGCATGGCACCAATAGTGGCAGACGTCCGGTCGGACGGGTCGCGACGGTCGTTGCCTCAGCGGTGAGCCGATGACCCGCTAGGACGCCATCTCCTCGTCGTCGGGTTCCTCGAGGATGACAGAGCTCATGGGCGGCCGGTCCTCGAGGTAGACCTCGGTGGTGTGCGGGGTGAACGAGCCGTCGGGCTCGGCGGTGAACTGGGTCAGTCCGATGCCCGAGTCGTCGATCCCGCAGCGACGCATCAGTGTGCCCACGATCTGCCGGCTCATCACACCCAGTTCGATCAGTGGACGGTTGCGGTGGGTCCGGACCCCGAGGTTCACCTGACCGATGCCGTCGAGTCCGTAGCGGTCGAACGTGTCGATCAGCAACCCGATCTCGACGCCGTAGCCCGGCGCGAAGGGCACCGACGACAGCAGTTCGCGGGTGCCGGCGTACTCCCCGCCGAGGGGCTGGAGAACGCCGGTGAGGTCGGGCCGCTGGGAGGCGAGCAACGGACGTGCGACCAACTCGGTGACCCGGCCGCCGCCGTTGGCATCCTGCTGACCCCCGGTGCGCAGCGGCCGGCGGTAGTAGCCCTTCACCAGCTGGATCTTGGGGTCGACGAGCAGCGGTCCGAGCATCTTCGGCACGAACATGGGGTCCGGGTCGATGAGATCGGAGTCGACGAAGGCGATGATGTCACCGGTGGCCACGGCGATCGACCGCCACAGCACCTCGCCTTTGCCCTTGACGGGTTCGAGACCGGGCACCGCCTCCTCACGGCTGACCACCGTGGCGCCGGCCTCCCGCGCCAGCTCTGCAGTGGCGTCGGTGGAGCCGGAGTCCAGGACGATCAGTTCGTCGACGAGGGTGCCGTACAGCGGCCGGATCGAGGCGATGACGTCGGCGACGGTCTCCT containing:
- the glgA gene encoding glycogen synthase, which encodes MRVAMMTREYPPEVYGGAGVHVTELVRHLRALTTVDVHCMGADRETAHVYQPDPGLAGANAAITMLSTDLRMAIGSQRADIVHSHTWYTGLAGHLSAALHGVPHVLTAHSLEPMRPWKAEQLGGGYRVSSWVERNAVEYADAVIAVSSGMRTDVCNTYPRLDPERVHVVRNGIDTTSWFPVEDPFGPESALVGLGVDPSRPIVAFVGRITRQKGVAHLVAAAHHFHPDIQLVLCAGAPDTPEIGAEIEAAVGELAESRDGVFWVRDMLPQPRIREILTAATVFLCPSIYEPLGIVNLEAMACGTAVVASAVGGIPEVVRDGVSGRLVPYDPVEPRAFEVGLAEAVNAVVANPADAEAMGTAGRERAQAEFSWASIAEQTLEVYRLTLQ
- a CDS encoding putative RNA methyltransferase; this encodes MSRSDDRQSPLHVAGSALRCPVCSAALEVAGDDRSLICVASHRFDIARQGYVSLLDGRSTPHRSDTAAMVAARRRVHESGLFDPVVRAVADASGTPTDRAGTSDRPPLVLDAGAGTGRYLAGALAGSDAWWGIGLDLSKYCARAVARVHPRAAAVVADIWRPLPIRTASVGVVLSVFSPRNIDEFARVLHSGGVLVVVTPNADHLAEIVGPMDMLGIAEDKDQRLRTALGDRFEITAEHEVRHRADLDATAIGDLVAMGPSAFHRTADEIRSAAEAVTHGSGRSAVSVSVSVSVTVCRPTPPGPLTAE
- a CDS encoding DUF3117 domain-containing protein, producing the protein MAAMKPRTGDGPLEAAKEGRGIVVRIPIEGGGRLVVELSADEAAALGEELRGVTG
- a CDS encoding DivIVA domain-containing protein, coding for MQTMLLYLLIMAVVVAAVFAVVWFVFGRGEEVPPIDRGTTLTRLPRAGITGDHVRGLVFRQNLRGYSTAEVDWAMEKLARELDELRGVVLDLQARDSADAQAVRDDSDVLDAASPDVYPPRTDTT
- a CDS encoding glucosyl-3-phosphoglycerate synthase; the protein is MTEQVRRTQQQRRPARAGGRTATVANNRDKTTMWPTPADTMGAKQRWSATNTWEQPDWTIDELVAAKDGRTVSVVLPALNEEETVADVIASIRPLYGTLVDELIVLDSGSTDATAELAREAGATVVSREEAVPGLEPVKGKGEVLWRSIAVATGDIIAFVDSDLIDPDPMFVPKMLGPLLVDPKIQLVKGYYRRPLRTGGQQDANGGGRVTELVARPLLASQRPDLTGVLQPLGGEYAGTRELLSSVPFAPGYGVEIGLLIDTFDRYGLDGIGQVNLGVRTHRNRPLIELGVMSRQIVGTLMRRCGIDDSGIGLTQFTAEPDGSFTPHTTEVYLEDRPPMSSVILEEPDDEEMAS